The segment CCAGCACGACGAAGGCCTTGACGATCTGGCCGCGCTGTTCGTCGGGCTTGCCGATCACACCGGCCATACGCACGGCGGGATGACCGATCAGGCAATCCTCGATCTCGCCCGGGCCGATGCGATAACCCGCCGAACTGATCAGATCATCATCGCGCCCGACAAAGCGGATATAGCCATCCGCGTCAAGTTCGCCCATATCGCCGGTCAGAAGCCATTCGCCGATGAATTTATCGCGGGTGGCTTCGGGGTTGCGCCAATATTCCAGAAACATCACCGGATCGGGTGACCGAACCGCAATCCGGCCCATTTCCCCGGCAGGCAGCACATTGCCCGCCATATCGATCACCGCAACATCATGCCCCGGCACGGGGCGGCCCATGACGCCGGGTTTGGGTTCCATGATCGACTGACAGGAACTGACCACCATGTTGCATTCGGTCTGGCCATAGAACTCGTTGATGGTGACGCCAAACACCCGACGCCCCCAATCAAGAAGTTCCGCGCCCAATGTTTCACCGCCGCTTGCGATGGAGCGGATATTACATTTGAACTTTGCCGCCACATCATCCCCGGCGGCGCGCATCATCTTAAGCGCGGTTGGCGGCAGGAAGGTATTGCGCACGCCATATTCGGCAATCAGGCCAAAGGCGGCCTCGGCACTGAATTTTTCAAAACGATGGGCCACGACCGGCTTGCCGTGATGCCAGGCCGGCAGCAGGACATCCAGCAACCCGCCGATCCATGCCCAGTCGGCCGGGGTCCACATGACATCGCCGTCCTGCGGAAAGAAATCATGCGACATTTCGACACCGGGCAAATGACCCAGCAACACACGATGGGCATGCAGCGCGCCCTTTGGCTGCCCGGTGGTGCCGGATGTATAAATGATCAGGGCCGGTTCATCAGCACGCGTCTTGACCGGTTCGAAATCGTCGCTGGCCTCGGCCGAGAGTGCCTTGAAATCAAAACAGCCTTCAGGCGCGCCATCAATGACATAGACATATTCAAGGGCCGGAAGCAGATCACGGATTTCAGCAATCTTGCGT is part of the Thalassospira lucentensis genome and harbors:
- a CDS encoding acyl-CoA synthetase, yielding MLPVRADYASVRSDFVWNVPTHFNIGVDVCDKWADDPDRLALMYRRRDGSRRDYSFAQLKRLSNRFANVMRRHGIRRGDRVGILLPQSPETAVAHIATYKMGGIAVPLFTLFGVEALEYRLGNCAAKALVTDREGARKIAEIRDLLPALEYVYVIDGAPEGCFDFKALSAEASDDFEPVKTRADEPALIIYTSGTTGQPKGALHAHRVLLGHLPGVEMSHDFFPQDGDVMWTPADWAWIGGLLDVLLPAWHHGKPVVAHRFEKFSAEAAFGLIAEYGVRNTFLPPTALKMMRAAGDDVAAKFKCNIRSIASGGETLGAELLDWGRRVFGVTINEFYGQTECNMVVSSCQSIMEPKPGVMGRPVPGHDVAVIDMAGNVLPAGEMGRIAVRSPDPVMFLEYWRNPEATRDKFIGEWLLTGDMGELDADGYIRFVGRDDDLISSAGYRIGPGEIEDCLIGHPAVRMAGVIGKPDEQRGQIVKAFVVLADGFAQSPELEADIRDFVKTRLAAHEYPREIAFIEQLPMTTTGKVVRRALRDLA